A genome region from Erigeron canadensis isolate Cc75 chromosome 3, C_canadensis_v1, whole genome shotgun sequence includes the following:
- the LOC122590770 gene encoding uncharacterized protein LOC122590770 yields the protein MLRITNIKKLTKSSIQTQTLTHQFQQTCFVSGTAKGKGKVKEGQALKRSKITIKKGGPQQPTSDPETKGQRKSQLEVMVDGCLQAKAPVRFLKPRERAREAQREKMGLLSENRKLEIANFRKSAKTGKDEAANGSGRIGPDGLDLITLGVVDGEKIPKYELTVEDGMKLAKEYSRILMRKHRARQAAETGLLKCKKEAIEALPDKLKEKALVPDLEPFPANRFMATLTPPIEGYVQKVKEAAKRQETVKGKLR from the coding sequence ATGCTGCGAATCACAAACATCAAAAAGCTCACAAAATCATCAATCCAAACACAAACCTTAACGCACCAATTCCAACAAACATGTTTTGTCAGCGGGACAGCAAAAGGCAAAGGCAAGGTTAAAGAAGGCCAAGCATTAAAAAGATCCAAAATCACCATCAAAAAGGGTGGGCCTCAACAACCAACCTCAGACCCAGAAACCAAAGGTCAACGCAAAAGTCAACTCGAAGTTATGGTTGATGGGTGTTTACAAGCCAAAGCCCCTGTTAGATTCTTGAAACCCAGAGAACGTGCCCGTGAAGCCCAACGAGAGAAAATGGGGTTGCTTTCTGAGAACAGGAAGTTAGAAATTGCTAATTTTAGAAAGAGTGCGAAGACGGGTAAGGATGAGGCTGCAAATGGGTCGGGTCGGATTGGACCAGATGGGTTGGATTTGATCACATTGGGGGTTGTGGATGGCGAAAAGATTCCGAAATATGAGCTGACTGTTGAGGATGGGATGAAGTTGGCTAAGGAGTATAGTAGGATTTTGATGAGGAAACATAGGGCTAGACAGGCTGCGGAAACTGGGTTGTTGAAATGTAAGAAGGAAGCCATTGAGGCCTTGCCGGACAAGTTGAAGGAGAAAGCGTTGGTTCCTGATTTGGAGCCTTTTCCTGCTAATCGGTTTATGGCGACGTTGACACCGCCTATTGAAGGGTATGTTCAGAAGGTTAAAGAGGCTGCGAAAAGGCAGGAGACGGTTAAGGGGAAACTCAGATGA
- the LOC122590771 gene encoding protein CURVATURE THYLAKOID 1A, chloroplastic-like encodes MATTVYAAAATGVLLPRVPTITTTTIRCSALPNLPARSGFSDSIKQRASGSKRSSQFQVKASEDASSVDANELFTDLKEKWDALENKSTVIIYGGGGVVAIWLSSILIGAINSVPLLPKIMELVGLGYSGWFVYRYLLFKSSRKELATDIESIKKKIAGTE; translated from the exons ATGGCAACGACGGTGTATGCGGCGGCCGCAACCGGCGTCTTGTTACCACGTGTTCCCAccataaccaccaccaccatccgtTGCTCCGCCTTACCTAACCTCCCTGCACGTTCTGGGTTTTCTGATTCTATCAAACAGCGGGCTTCAG GATCAAAGAGGTCATCTCAGTTCCAGGTCAAGGCATCAGAAGATGCTTCTTCCGTAGATGCTAACGAGTTGTTCACCGACCTAAAGGAAAAG TGGGATGCACTTGAAAACAAGTCCACAGTCATTATCTATGGAGGAGGAGGAGTCGTTGCAATTTGGCTATCCTCAATTCTTATTGGTGCCATCAACTCAGTGCCATTG CTTCCAAAGATCATGGAGTTGGTAGGACTTGGATATTCTGGATGGTTTGTCTACCGATATCTGCTCTTCAAG TCCAGTAGAAAAGAGCTGGCTACCGATATCGAGTCTATAAAGAAGAAGATCGCAGGGACCGAATAG
- the LOC122590769 gene encoding BTB/POZ domain-containing protein POB1-like, which yields MRDSNLDLFDPRTAVMDSSDYTIETAAGRGDGDFGFAFNDSNFSDRILRIEIISESTEARPDGEGCTSLADWARNRKRRREDIKRDNVFTAVDMAAVGPEEQILNQPDNLPDDADTENQDEETAAMIEEPQSGDEGANDNDSNWSMECSTVLRVKTLHISSPILAAKSPFFYKLFSNGMRESEQRHVTLRISASEEGALMELLNFMYSNNLTVTTAPALLDVLMAADKFEVASCMRYCSRSLRNLPMTPESALLYLDLPSSVLMAEAVQPLTDAAKQFLAVRYKDITKFQEEVLNLPLAGVEAILASDDLQVASEDAVYDFVLKWSRIQYPKIEERREILATRLAQFIRFPYMTCRKLRKVMACNDFDHDFAQKVVVEALFFKAEAPHRQRTLVADENPNPNRRFVERAYKYRPVKVVEFELPRQQCVVYLDLKREECANLFPSGRVYSQAFHLGGQGFFLSAHCNMDQQSSFHCFGLFLGMQEKGSVTFAVDYEFAARSKPTEEYISKYKGNYTFTGGKAVGYRNLFAIPWTSFMADDSLYFINGFLHLRAELTIRH from the exons atgcGTGATTCAAATTTGGATCTATTCGATCCAAGGACAGCAGTGATGGACTCATCTGACTATACAATTGAAACTGCCGCCGGCCGTGGTGACGGCGATTTCGGCTTCGCTTTCAATGATAGCAACTTCTCCGATCGTATTTTGAGAATTGAGATCATTTCTGAATCCACGGAAGCTAGACCTGATGGTGAAGGATGTACTAGTCTTGCTGATTGGGCTCGAAATCGGAAGCGCCGGAGAGAAGATATTAAGAGAGATAAcg TATTCACAGCAGTAGACATGGCTGCAGTGGGTCCAGAAGAACAAATTCTGAATCAGCCTGATAATCTTCCTGATGATGCCGATACTGAAAATCAGGATGAGGAAACGGCAGCAATGATCGAAGAACCGCAATCAG GAGATGAAGGTGCAAATGATAATGATTCAAACTGGAGCATGGAGTGTTCCACAGTTTTGAGAGTAAAAACTTTGCATATTAGCTCTCCAATTTTGGCAGCAAAAAGTCCATTTTTTTACAAG CTCTTCTCCAATGGGATGAGGGAGTCAGAACAACGACATGTAACTTTGCGAATCAGTGCATCTG AGGAAGGTGCCCTTATGGAACTTCTCAACTTCATGTACAGCAATAACTTAACAGTGACCACAGCTCCTGCGCTGCTGGACGTGTTGATGGCTGCTGATAAATTTGAGGTGGCTTCATGCATGAGATATTGCAGCCGTTCATTAAGAAATCTGCCAATGACACCTGAATCTGCATTACTCTATTTGGATCTTCCGTCCAGTGTTCTAATGGCTGAAGCTGTTCAACCACTGACTGATGCAGCAAAACAATTCCTTGCTGTTCGCTACAAAGACATAACCAA GTTTCAGGAAGAGGTTCTTAACTTGCCTCTGGCTGGAGTTGAAGCAATTTTGGCGAGTGATGATCTCCAGGTGGCATCAGAAGATGCAGTTTACGACTTCGTCCTTAAATGGTCCAGGATCCAGTACCCTAAAATAGAGGAGCGCCGGGAAATCCTAGCCACCCGCCTCGCTCAGTTTATCCGCTTCCCCTACATGACCTGCAGAAAGCTCAGAAAAGTTATGGCCTGCAATGACTTTGATCACGACTTTGCCCAAAAAGTCGTGGTTGAAGCACTCTTCTTCAAAGCGGAAGCCCCACACAGACAACGCACCCTTGTGGCAGACGAAAACCCGAATCCAAACCGTAGGTTTGTCGAACGAGCTTACAAGTATCGGCCTGTTAAAGTAGTAGAATTCGAATTGCCACGCCAGCAGTGTGTGGTATACCTAGATCTGAAACGCGAAGAGTGTGCAAATTTGTTCCCATCAGGCCGAGTTTACTCCCAAGCTTTCCACTTGGGTGGTCAAGGGTTTTTCTTGTCGGCTCATTGTAACATGGATCAGCAAAGCTCATTTCATTGTTTTGGGCTCTTTTTGGGGATGCAGGAGAAAGGATCGGTCACATTTGCAGTTGACTACGAGTTTGCGGCCCGCTCAAAGCCTACTGAAGAGTATATTAGCAAGTACAAAGGGAACTATACTTTCACTGGTGGAAAGGCAGTTGGGTACCGAAACTTGTTTGCTATTCCATGGACTTCGTTTATGGCTGATGACAGTCTTTATTTCATCAATGGCTTTCTTCATCTGCGTGCTGAGCTTACCATCAGGCATTGA
- the LOC122590773 gene encoding eukaryotic translation initiation factor 1A-like encodes MPKNKGKGGKNRKRGKNEADDEKRELVFKEDGQEYAQVLRMLGNGRCEAMCIDGTKRLSHIRGKMHKKVWIAAGDIILVGLRDYQDDKADVILKYMPDEARLLKAYGELPENIRLNEGVVVDEEDDNAVDDYIEFEDEDIDKI; translated from the coding sequence ATGCCGAAGAACAAAGGAAAAGGAGGAAAAAACCGAAAGAGAGGTAAAAACGAAGCAGACGACGAGAAACGCGAGCTCGTATTCAAGGAAGACGGGCAGGAATACGCACAGGTCCTCCGTATGCTCGGCAACGGGCGGTGCGAGGCTATGTGTATCGACGGAACGAAACGGCTGAGTCATATACGAGGTAAGATGCATAAAAAGGTATGGATAGCTGCGGGAGATATAATATTAGTAGGATTACGCGATTATCAAGACGATAAAGCGGATGTTATACTTAAATATATGCCTGATGAAGCGAGATTGTTGAAAGCGTATGGTGAGTTGCCGGAGAATATTAGGTTGAATGAAGGTGTTGTTGTTGATGAGGAAGACGATAACGCCGTTGATGATTATATTGAGTTTGAAGATGAAGATATTGATAAGATCTAA
- the LOC122592169 gene encoding uncharacterized protein LOC122592169 produces the protein MEEHHDSSLDDFFRDYAKKSIPKDPKIGKMYSVALPSNVTGMEVSVVHLQSSSVWAKGANLGYFQVPPRIIPKPNVTWLDIVFSNLGNWSSYYYEIPNYTFVTPILGFSAYGVSHSRGKNGDFTSKTTKLDLPLIRDPIMVRFPSVWFPRGKCVKFYSNGRTTITNMSLSHTCEVWGQGYFAIVVRVPPSHQVWKLWVIGFGVGTIGFLLCGLVLLKIIRCLEKRKIQNMEKQSEKSEVLDTKYVGNSRMPCACGIRTQPVLENDYFP, from the coding sequence ATGGAAGAGCATCACGATAGTTCATTGGATGATTTTTTCAGAGATTACGCAAAGAAATCAATACCAAAAGATCCCAAAATTGGGAAAATGTATAGCGTAGCTCTACCCTCGAACGTTACAGGAATGGAAGTTTCGGTGGTACACCTCCAAAGTTCGAGTGTTTGGGCTAAAGGAGCTAATTTGGGCTATTTTCAAGTTCCTCCACGGATAATCCCAAAACCAAATGTCACCTGGCTCGACATAGTCTTTTCAAATCTAGGCAATTGGTCATCGTATTACTACGAGattccaaattacacttttgtcACCCCGATACTTGGTTTTAGTGCATATGGTGTAAGTCATTCGAGAGGTAAAAATGGTGATTTCACTTCTAAAACTACCAAACTAGATTTACCTCTCATTCGCGACCCAATAATGGTTCGATTCCCTTCAGTGTGGTTCCCTAGGGGGAAATGTGTCAAGTTTTATTCGAATGGAAGGACTACAATAACCAATATGTCTTTGTCGCACACATGTGAAGTTTGGGGCCAAGGATACTTTGCGATTGTTGTGCGGGTCCCACCATCGCATCAGGTCTGGAAATTGTGGGTTATCGGATTTGGTGTTGGGACTATAGGGTTCTTGTTGTGTGGATTAGTTTTGTTAAAGATAATTAGATGtctagaaaaaagaaaaattcaaaatatggaGAAACAATCTGAGAAGAGTGAGGTATTGGATACTAAATATGTTGGGAATAGTAGAATGCCTTGTGCTTGTGGCATAAGAACTCAACCTGTTCTTGAGAACGATTATTTTCCTTAA